One genomic window of Paraburkholderia acidiphila includes the following:
- a CDS encoding type II toxin-antitoxin system Phd/YefM family antitoxin produces the protein MAAIEQADGPVAILNRNKPVAYLVPASEWEAICERLEDAELADIVRSRADEKVLSVKLEDL, from the coding sequence ATGGCAGCCATCGAACAGGCCGACGGCCCCGTCGCGATCCTCAACCGGAACAAGCCGGTTGCCTACCTCGTCCCCGCAAGCGAATGGGAAGCGATCTGCGAGCGGCTGGAGGACGCCGAGCTTGCGGATATCGTTCGCTCCCGTGCCGATGAAAAAGTCTTGAGCGTCAAGCTTGAAGACCTATGA